A genomic region of Zea mays cultivar B73 chromosome 6, Zm-B73-REFERENCE-NAM-5.0, whole genome shotgun sequence contains the following coding sequences:
- the LOC100382943 gene encoding uncharacterized protein LOC100382943 precursor, with product MAAMQLAMVVLVVVISMASLHRFYATHSLLPGLASVADPARCSSKFHTDDTAGFSSSFDVRALADRVDEVLVQLAELQDKLEATALKVAKQSKKSKARRRPQENMTMPEFRRFLEDEVIHPLYSAHIALRLIRIPRPPDEGGDGGDASSSSGMDPLVNFFASEETRKYVTAKGNRDGLPSVYGTNRTYGSVGHACVLMRRELDEYMSYDVGARCPDDWDLGQRLMLGGCDPLPRRRCLAPASKLFRRPLPVNESLWTLPDDGNVRWSHYHCRGYRCLSARNQRRGYDRCVGCFDMDRERQRWANRTASSSLANFLVDDVLAAKPGEVRIGLDMSVGTGSFAARMRERGVTIVSAAMNLGAPFAETIALRGLVPLYATMSQRLPLFDNTMDLVHTAGLFEGWVDLQLLDFVLFDWDRVLRPGGLLWVDKFACARKDLDDYMYMFLQFRYKKHRWVVSFKSKDEVYLSALLEKPPRS from the coding sequence ATGGCGGCGATGCAGCTGGCGATGGTCGTGCTGGTCGTGGTCATCAGCATGGCTAGCCTCCACCGTTTCTACGCCACCCACAGCCTCCTCCCGGGGCTCGCCTCCGTCGCCGACCCCGCGCGCTGCAGCAGCAAGTTCCACACCGACGACACGGCTGGCTTCTCCAGCAGCTTCGACGTCCGCGCGCTCGCAGACCGCGTGGACGAAGTGCTGGTCCAGCTCGCCGAGCTCCAGGACAAGCTGGAGGCCACGGCGCTGAAGGTGGCGAAGCAGAGCAAGAAGAGCAAGGCCCGGCGCAGGCCGCAGGAGAACATGACGATGCCGGAGTTCCGGCGGTTCCTGGAGGACGAGGTCATCCACCCGCTGTACAGCGCGCACATCGCGCTCCGGCTGATCCGCATCCCGCGCCCGCCCGACGAGGGAGGGGACGGCGGcgacgcctcctcctcctccggcatgGACCCGCTCGTCAACTTCTTCGCGTCCGAGGAGACGCGCAAGTACGTGACGGCCAAGGGCAATCGCGACGGCCTGCCCAGCGTGTACGGCACGAACCGGACGTACGGCAGCGTGGGGCACGCGTGCGTGCTGATGCGGCGGGAGCTGGATGAGTACATGAGCTACGACGTGGGCGCGCGCTGCCCCGACGACTGGGACCTGGGCCAGCGCCTCATGCTGGGCGGCTGCGACCCGCtgccgcgccgccgctgcctggCCCCGGCCTCCAAGCTCTTCCGCCGCCCGCTGCCCGTCAACGAGTCGCTCTGGACGCTGCCCGACGACGGCAACGTCCGGTGGAGCCACTACCACTGCCGTGGCTACAGGTGCCTGTCCGCCAGGAACCAGCGCCGCGGCTACGACCGCTGCGTGGGGTGCTTCGACATGGACCGCGAGAGGCAGCGGTGGGCCAACCGCACCGCGTCGTCGTCCCTCGCCAACTTCCTCGTCGACGACGTGCTCGCGGCGAAGCCAGGCGAGGTGCGCATCGGGCTGGACATGAGCGTGGGCACGGGCAGCTTCGCGGCGCGCATGCGGGAGCGCGGCGTGACCATCGTGTCGGCGGCCATGAACCTGGGCGCGCCGTTCGCGGAGACGATCGCGCTGCGCGGGCTGGTGCCCCTGTACGCGACCATGAGCCAGCGGCTGCCGCTGTTCGACAACACCATGGACCTGGTGCACACGGCGGGGCTCTTCGAGGGGTGGGTGGACCTGCAGCTGCTGGACTTCGTGCTCTTCGACTGGGACCGCGTGCTCCGCCCCGGTGGGCTGCTGTGGGTGGACAAGTTCGCCTGCGCGCGCAAGGACCTGGACGACTACATGTACATGTTCCTGCAGTTCAGGTACAAGAAGCACCGCTGGGTCGTCTCCTTCAAGTCCAAGGACGAGGTCTACCTCTCCGCGCTGCTCGAGAAACCGCCGAGGTCATGA